GCGAAACCGGCATTTGAGCGTTTCGGCGCCAATTTCCTGGCCCGCGGCGGCAAGACCAACGCCATCGAGGGGGCCGGCCGGGCCCGTAACGTGGTGATCGAGTTTCCGAGCTACCAGCATGCGGTCGATTGCTACAATTCGCCCGAATATCAGGAGGCGGTCAAAATCCGCCAGAAAGTTGCCGATGGCGAGATCGTCATCGTGGAAGGAATGTAAGACGTCATGATCCTTTTTCCTGCCATCGATCTGAAGGATGGCCAGTGTGTGCGCCTGAAACTGGGCGACATGGACCAGGCGACCGTCTTCAACGACGATCCCGGCGCCCAGGCAAAAGCCTTTGAAGACCAGGGCTTTGAATGGCTGCATGTGGTTGATCTCAACGGTGCCTTTGCCGGTGAAAGCGTCAATGGGGCAGCCGTTGATGCCATCTTGTCGGCGACAGCGAACCCGGTGCAGCTTGGCGGCGGCATCCGCACACTGGAGCATATCGAGACCTGGCTGGAAAAAGGCATTTCGCGGGTGATCCTCGGCACGGTGGCCGTGCGTGATCCGGAGCTGGTCAAAGAGGCTTGCAAAAAATTCCCGGGCAAGGTCGCCGTCGGCATTGACGCCAAGGGCGGCTATGTTGCGGTGGAAGGCTGGGCGGAAACGTCTGAGCTCACCGCGATTGATCTTGCAAAACAGTTTGAGGATGCCGGGGTTTCGGCGATCATCTATACCGACATCGACCGCGACGGCGTGTTGAAGGGCCTGAACATTCCCTCCACACTTGAACTCGCACGATCGGTCTCCATTCCGGTGATCGCCTCGGGCGGCCTGGCCTCGATCGATGACATCCACCGGCTGCTGGAGCCGGATTGCGCCATTCTGGAAGGCGCCATTTCCGGCCGGGCACTCTATGATGGACGCCTCGATCCGGCAGAAGCCATGGATCTGATCCAGGCAGCACGAAGGAAAGCCTCATGACCCTCAAGGCCCGTGTCATTCCCTGCCTCGACGTCAAGGACGGCCGTGTCGTCAAGGGGGTCAACTTTGTTGATCTCGTCGATGCCGGCGATCCGGTGGAAGCGGCCAAGGCCTATGATGCGGCCGGGGCGGATGAGCTCTGCTTTCTCGACATCACCGCCAGCCATGAGGGCCGGGACACGATCTATGATGTTGTCCGCCGGACTGCCGAAGCCTGCTTCATGCCGGTCACCGTCGGCGGTGGCGTGCGCACCGTGGAAGACATCCGCAAGCTGCTGATTGCGGGCGCCGACAAGGTCTCGATCAACACCGCGGCCGTCAAGAACCCGGATTTCGTGCGCGAGGCAGCCGAAAAGTTCGGCGCCCAGTGCATTGTCGTCTCGATTGACGCCAAACAGGTCAACCAGCCGGGCGAGCCAGAAAAATTCGAGATCTTCACCCATGGCGGCCGCAATCCGACCGGCATCGATGCCATTGAATTTGCCAGGAAGGTCGTAGAGCTTGGCGCGGGCGAGCTGCTGGTGACCTCCATGGACCGGGACGGAACAAAGGCCGGCTACAACATTGCGCTGACCCGGGCAATTGCCGATGCGGTGCCGGTGCCGGTGATTGCCTCCGGTGGGGTCGGCACTCTGGATCACATGGTCGAAGGCGTGCGCGACGGCCACGCAACGGCCGTTCTGGCGGCCTCCATCTTCCACTTTGGCGAATACACCATCCACGAAGCCAAACAGCACATGAGCGACGCCGGCGTGCCGATGCGTCTTGACGCCTGACCAATACTTTCGGGTGACGTAAGGGACTAGCCGAATGACCGACTTCACATTGGAGCAACTCGACGCCATTGTGACCGCGCGCGCAACGAGCGACGATGAAAAGTCCTATACGCGCAAGCTGGTGAACAAGGGCGTTGCCAAATGCGCCCAGAAGCTGGGGGAAGAAGCGGTCGAGGCGGCCATTGCCGCCGTTCAAGAGGATCGGGAAGAGTTGACGGCCGAGGCCGCCGATGTGCTTTATCATTTGTTGGTGGTTCTGAACGTATCAAATGTTCCGCTGCAGGATGTTATGAAGGAACTCGGTCGCCGCACGGGACAGACCGGACTGGAAGAAAAGGCGTCCCGGCCGCAAGACTGAGAAGCGTTCCGCTGAACGGGGACTGCGCGAGTGATGGATCAGAAAGTCGCAACCGCCCTGGACATGGATCTGTCCCCCTACCAGGTGTTCACAGAGCGCCAGTGGTCCCGGTTGCGTGCCGATACGCCCATGACGCTGGACGCCCATGAAGTGGCGCAGCTTCAGGGTCTGAATGCCCCGGTGTCGATGGAGCAGGTCGAGACCATCTACCTGCCCCTTTCCCGCCTTCTGGCCTTTTATGCCGAGGCCACGATCAGCATCTACCAGGCCACCCAGAACTTTCTCGGCACGAGAGACAACAAGACCCCCTTCATCATCGGTGTTGCGGGCTCTGTCTCCGTTGGCAAGTCCACCACGTCGCGTGTGCTGCGCGAACTCCTGGCCCGCTGGCCGGCCAGCCCCAAGGTGGACCTGATCACCACGGACGGCTTTCTTTATCCGAATGCGGTGCTGGAAGCCGAAGGCCTGATGTCCAAGAAGGGCTTTCCGGAAAGCTTCGACCGGCCGCGTCTCCTGAAGTTCCTGTCAGACATCAAGGCCGGCAAGCGTTTCGTTCGGGCGCCGGTCTATTCGCACTTCTATTACGATGTCATGCCGGGGCATACGGTCACCGTCGACCGGCCGGATATCCTGATCGTCGAAGGCCTCAACGTGCTGCAGACGCGGGAATTGCCGAAAGACGGCCTGGCCGTCCCGTTCGTGTCGGATTTCTTCGATTTCTCGGTCTATATGGACGCGGATGAGGATCTCTTGCGCAAGTGGTATGTCGACCGCTTCATGCGCCTGCGCGAGACCGCCTTCCGCGATCCCGGCTCCTATTTTCACAAGTATTCCCGTATCACGGATGAGGAAGCCGTCGAAACCTCGACGCGTATCTGGAACGAGATCAACCTCGTCAACCTGCGGGAGAATATCCTGCCGACCCGCCCACGCGCGGATCTGATCCTCTCCAAGAACGCCAGCCACCGCATCTCCAAGGTCGCCCTGCGCAAGATCTGACCGCGAAGCCGTCCCTGGTCTGATGTCGTGCCTTTTGCAGGCACCTCAGACGGTTCAACCAAAAAAGCTTCATCCTTCGAGACGGGCCCGTTGGCCCTCCTCAGGATGAAGCGGAATGTATGGCAGGCACCTTTGGCGGCGCCTGCCGGCAGTTTTTGGATCAGGCCACCGAGCGCTTGCGCACTTCCTGCAGGAAGGTGCCGACCTGGTCGCGCAGCATGCCTGCGTTTTCCTTCAGCTGCTGGGCCGAACTGTCGACCTTTTCCGCCGTATCGCGGGTGTTTTCGGCTGCCGAGGCAACGGTCTCGATGTTGGTCGTGACTTCCACCGTGCTGCGCGAGGCTTCGGTCGCGTTGCTGGCGATTTCCTGTGTGGCCACGCCCTGTTCCTCGACGGAAGAGGCAATGGAAGAGGCGATCTCGTTCATGTTGTTGATGATCTCGGTCACCGACGAAATCGCGCTTGCGGCGTGACCGGTTTCTTCCTGGATCGCGGTGATCTGGCTGGAAATCTCCTCGGTTGCCTTGGACGTCTGGTTGGCCAGTTCCTTCACTTCTGCAGCAACAACCGCAAACCCCTTGCCGGCTTCCCCGGCGCGGGCCGCCTCGATGGT
This genomic interval from Labrenzia sp. VG12 contains the following:
- a CDS encoding DUF1330 domain-containing protein is translated as MSKGYWIARVDVRDPDGYPAYVETAKPAFERFGANFLARGGKTNAIEGAGRARNVVIEFPSYQHAVDCYNSPEYQEAVKIRQKVADGEIVIVEGM
- the hisA gene encoding 1-(5-phosphoribosyl)-5-[(5-phosphoribosylamino)methylideneamino]imidazole-4-carboxamide isomerase, encoding MILFPAIDLKDGQCVRLKLGDMDQATVFNDDPGAQAKAFEDQGFEWLHVVDLNGAFAGESVNGAAVDAILSATANPVQLGGGIRTLEHIETWLEKGISRVILGTVAVRDPELVKEACKKFPGKVAVGIDAKGGYVAVEGWAETSELTAIDLAKQFEDAGVSAIIYTDIDRDGVLKGLNIPSTLELARSVSIPVIASGGLASIDDIHRLLEPDCAILEGAISGRALYDGRLDPAEAMDLIQAARRKAS
- the hisF gene encoding imidazole glycerol phosphate synthase subunit HisF; this translates as MTLKARVIPCLDVKDGRVVKGVNFVDLVDAGDPVEAAKAYDAAGADELCFLDITASHEGRDTIYDVVRRTAEACFMPVTVGGGVRTVEDIRKLLIAGADKVSINTAAVKNPDFVREAAEKFGAQCIVVSIDAKQVNQPGEPEKFEIFTHGGRNPTGIDAIEFARKVVELGAGELLVTSMDRDGTKAGYNIALTRAIADAVPVPVIASGGVGTLDHMVEGVRDGHATAVLAASIFHFGEYTIHEAKQHMSDAGVPMRLDA
- a CDS encoding phosphoribosyl-ATP diphosphatase, producing MTDFTLEQLDAIVTARATSDDEKSYTRKLVNKGVAKCAQKLGEEAVEAAIAAVQEDREELTAEAADVLYHLLVVLNVSNVPLQDVMKELGRRTGQTGLEEKASRPQD
- the coaA gene encoding type I pantothenate kinase, with amino-acid sequence MDQKVATALDMDLSPYQVFTERQWSRLRADTPMTLDAHEVAQLQGLNAPVSMEQVETIYLPLSRLLAFYAEATISIYQATQNFLGTRDNKTPFIIGVAGSVSVGKSTTSRVLRELLARWPASPKVDLITTDGFLYPNAVLEAEGLMSKKGFPESFDRPRLLKFLSDIKAGKRFVRAPVYSHFYYDVMPGHTVTVDRPDILIVEGLNVLQTRELPKDGLAVPFVSDFFDFSVYMDADEDLLRKWYVDRFMRLRETAFRDPGSYFHKYSRITDEEAVETSTRIWNEINLVNLRENILPTRPRADLILSKNASHRISKVALRKI